A window of the Acidovorax sp. YS12 genome harbors these coding sequences:
- a CDS encoding enoyl-CoA hydratase/isomerase family protein, with the protein MHSDNDTPIQTRVQGRVGWITLHRPRQRNALNDALMDALGAALLAFDADQAIGAIVITGGDKAFAAGADIDAMANASYMDVVHGNFITRNWETIRQVRKPVLAAVAGPAMGGGCELALACDIVVAAESARFALPEVKLALLPGAGGTQRLPRAIGKAKAMDMCLSARVLDAHEADRYGLVSRVVPDAELAERTQALAAQIAGCSLPALMAIKASVNRAWEGALTEGIAFERQALYGRFASADAREGMRAFLEKRPPEFTHG; encoded by the coding sequence ACCCCCATCCAGACCCGCGTGCAGGGGCGCGTGGGCTGGATCACGCTGCACCGCCCGCGCCAGCGCAACGCGCTCAACGACGCGCTGATGGACGCCCTGGGCGCGGCCTTGCTGGCCTTCGATGCCGACCAGGCCATCGGCGCCATCGTCATCACCGGCGGCGACAAGGCGTTTGCCGCCGGCGCCGACATCGACGCCATGGCCAACGCCTCGTACATGGACGTGGTGCACGGCAACTTCATCACGCGCAACTGGGAAACCATCCGCCAGGTGCGCAAGCCCGTGCTGGCCGCCGTGGCGGGCCCGGCCATGGGCGGCGGCTGCGAGCTGGCGCTGGCCTGCGACATCGTCGTCGCGGCCGAGTCGGCGCGCTTCGCGCTGCCCGAGGTGAAGCTGGCGCTGCTGCCCGGCGCCGGCGGCACGCAGCGCCTGCCGCGCGCCATCGGCAAGGCCAAGGCCATGGACATGTGCCTGTCGGCGCGCGTGCTGGACGCGCACGAGGCCGACCGCTACGGCCTGGTCTCGCGCGTGGTGCCCGACGCCGAGCTGGCCGAACGCACGCAGGCGCTGGCGGCGCAGATCGCGGGCTGCTCGCTGCCCGCGCTGATGGCCATCAAGGCATCGGTCAACCGCGCCTGGGAAGGCGCGCTCACCGAGGGCATCGCGTTCGAGCGCCAGGCGCTGTACGGGCGCTTCGCCAGCGCCGACGCGCGCGAGGGCATGCGCGCCTTCCTGGAAAAGCGCCCGCCCGAATTCACCCACGGCTGA
- a CDS encoding branched-chain amino acid ABC transporter permease: MSLSRIGFLALLALLGGALVMGLTQSASLLGMFTQAVIYAIFALGVGVLLRQNGLVSFGHALFFGAAGYGMGVALTLQWMPAELALLAVLAAIGAGAFLIGLVIVRVPGIAFGMLTLAIGQMAYLLASRARGLTGGADGMGIPWPDTLFGVPQATLLQPATLFMLAWALMVAVTCALLWLLGTRFGAVTEAIRDNEERARFIGIQTTVPRALVYALSAVVTGIAGLLSALNTGFVSPESLHWSASAITLLMVVVGGFKRATGPIVGAIVYFLFKDLLGEWATHSMALFGAALIAVIVFSPDGITGALAKLRQRLRHGPLKKGSHP, encoded by the coding sequence ATGAGTCTCTCGCGCATCGGTTTTCTCGCGCTGCTCGCCCTCCTCGGTGGCGCGCTGGTCATGGGGCTGACCCAGTCCGCCAGCCTGCTGGGCATGTTCACCCAGGCGGTGATCTACGCCATCTTCGCTCTCGGCGTGGGCGTGCTGCTGCGGCAGAACGGCCTGGTCAGCTTCGGCCACGCGCTGTTCTTCGGCGCGGCGGGCTACGGCATGGGCGTGGCCCTCACGCTGCAGTGGATGCCGGCCGAGCTGGCGCTGCTGGCGGTGCTGGCGGCCATCGGCGCCGGGGCCTTCCTCATCGGGCTGGTCATCGTGCGCGTGCCGGGCATCGCCTTCGGCATGCTGACGCTGGCCATCGGCCAGATGGCCTACCTGCTGGCCTCGCGCGCACGCGGCCTGACCGGCGGGGCCGACGGCATGGGCATTCCCTGGCCCGACACGCTGTTCGGCGTGCCCCAGGCCACGCTGCTGCAGCCGGCCACGCTGTTCATGCTGGCCTGGGCGCTGATGGTGGCCGTGACCTGCGCGCTGCTGTGGCTGCTGGGCACGCGCTTTGGCGCCGTGACCGAGGCCATCCGCGACAACGAGGAGCGCGCGCGCTTCATCGGCATCCAAACCACCGTGCCGCGCGCGCTGGTGTATGCGCTGTCGGCCGTGGTCACGGGCATCGCGGGGCTGCTGTCGGCGCTGAACACGGGCTTCGTCTCGCCCGAGAGCCTGCACTGGAGCGCCTCGGCCATCACGCTGCTGATGGTGGTGGTGGGCGGCTTCAAGCGCGCCACCGGGCCCATCGTCGGCGCCATCGTCTATTTCCTGTTCAAGGACCTGCTGGGCGAATGGGCCACGCACTCCATGGCGCTGTTCGGCGCGGCGCTGATCGCGGTGATCGTGTTCTCGCCCGACGGCATCACCGGCGCGCTGGCCAAGCTGCGCCAGCGCCTGCGCCACGGCCCCCTGAAGAAAGGCAGCCACCCATGA
- a CDS encoding ABC transporter ATP-binding protein, whose amino-acid sequence MTTHYVLQAEDVAIHYGGVKALDGVALTLEKGQIRGLIGPNGAGKSTVIDAITGRRRLTRGRVLLDGEDVTALGAVERRQRGLSRSFQRTSIFAGMAVRRQVELASHRMGVADSGADADAVLEELDLARLSHMVAEDLGYGEQRRLDLALALVGRPKLLMLDEPMAGLSVKESHDLARHLKALTSRWEVSVLLVEHDMDVVFGISDAVTVFELGRVIASGDPASVRADARVREAYLGSAA is encoded by the coding sequence ATGACCACCCACTACGTGCTCCAGGCCGAGGACGTGGCCATCCACTACGGCGGCGTGAAGGCGCTCGACGGCGTCGCGCTGACGCTGGAAAAGGGCCAGATCCGCGGCCTCATCGGCCCCAACGGCGCGGGCAAGTCCACCGTGATCGACGCCATCACCGGGCGCCGGCGCCTGACGCGCGGGCGCGTGCTGCTCGACGGCGAGGACGTGACCGCGCTGGGCGCGGTCGAGCGCCGCCAGCGCGGCCTGTCGCGCAGCTTCCAGCGCACCAGCATCTTCGCGGGCATGGCAGTGCGCCGCCAGGTGGAGCTGGCCTCGCACCGCATGGGCGTGGCCGACAGCGGCGCCGATGCCGACGCCGTGCTGGAGGAGCTCGACCTGGCGCGCCTCTCCCACATGGTTGCCGAGGACCTGGGCTACGGCGAGCAGCGCCGCCTGGACCTGGCGCTGGCTCTGGTGGGCCGCCCCAAGCTGCTGATGCTGGACGAGCCCATGGCGGGCCTGTCGGTGAAGGAGTCGCACGACCTGGCGCGCCACCTGAAGGCGCTGACCTCGCGCTGGGAGGTGTCGGTGCTGCTGGTCGAGCACGACATGGACGTGGTGTTCGGCATCTCCGACGCCGTCACCGTGTTCGAACTGGGCCGCGTGATCGCCAGCGGCGACCCGGCCAGCGTGCGCGCCGATGCGCGCGTGCGCGAAGCCTACCTGGGGAGCGCTGCATGA
- a CDS encoding branched-chain amino acid ABC transporter permease: MLTINLFNGLVYGALLIIMSSGLALIYGLRRVVNFAHGALYMLGAYIGFTVAMHSNFWVALLAAPLAMAVVGVLLDRYGLRLLQDREPLNVMLVTFGLLLILEDLVAFVWGKGNHSLFTPGLLNFSVSVFGESLPAYRIGVIVVGAAVALGLTLWLRFSRIGLFVRAASTDPVTTSMQGVNTDTLSAGVVGLGAALAGLAGVVAAPFLSLSPHMSSDVLIDSFVVVVIGGLGSLAGAFAAALLLGMMQAIGAVYLPQVSVLLPFLFMIAVLVWKPSGLAGSRT, translated from the coding sequence ATGTTGACGATCAATCTGTTCAACGGATTGGTGTACGGCGCCCTGCTCATCATCATGAGTTCGGGCCTGGCGCTGATCTACGGCCTGCGGCGGGTGGTGAACTTCGCCCACGGCGCGCTCTACATGCTGGGGGCGTACATCGGCTTCACCGTGGCCATGCACAGCAACTTCTGGGTGGCGCTGCTGGCGGCCCCGCTGGCCATGGCCGTGGTGGGCGTGCTGCTGGACCGCTACGGCCTGCGCCTGCTGCAGGACCGCGAGCCGCTCAACGTGATGCTGGTCACCTTCGGCCTGCTGCTCATCCTGGAAGACCTGGTGGCCTTCGTCTGGGGCAAGGGCAACCACTCGCTGTTCACGCCCGGGCTGCTGAACTTCTCCGTCAGCGTGTTCGGCGAAAGCCTGCCGGCCTACCGCATCGGCGTCATCGTGGTCGGCGCGGCCGTGGCGCTGGGGCTGACGCTGTGGCTGCGCTTCTCGCGCATCGGCCTGTTCGTGCGCGCGGCCAGCACCGACCCGGTGACCACCTCGATGCAGGGCGTGAACACCGACACCCTGAGCGCCGGCGTGGTCGGCCTGGGCGCGGCCCTGGCGGGGCTGGCGGGCGTGGTGGCGGCGCCGTTCCTGTCGCTGTCGCCGCACATGAGCTCGGACGTGCTGATCGACTCCTTCGTCGTGGTCGTCATCGGCGGGCTGGGGTCGCTGGCGGGCGCGTTCGCCGCCGCGCTGCTGCTGGGGATGATGCAGGCCATCGGCGCCGTCTACCTGCCGCAGGTGTCGGTGCTGCTGCCCTTCCTGTTCATGATCGCCGTGCTGGTCTGGAAGCCCTCGGGGCTGGCCGGCAGCCGCACCTGA